The genomic segment CAGTCCGCCGCGCTGGTGCTCGTGCCGCTGTCCATGCTCGTCGGGGTCGGCTTCCTGGTGGCGATCAGCCACAACGTCGTGCGCCGCCTCAAGCTGCTCACCGCCGTCATCGAGCGCACCGGAGAGGGAGAGTTCTCGCACGATGCGCTCACCGAAGACCAGGCGAGCGACGAGGTCGGCGTGCTCGTGCGCGCGGTCAACCAGATGGAGCGGGGGCTGGCCGCGCGCGACCGCGAGCTGGCCGCGAAGAACGAGGAACTGCTCCAGGGGCGCAAGCTCGCGGCGATCGGCACGCTCGCCTCGGGCGTGGCGCACGAGCTGAACAACCCGTTGAACAACATCTCGCTCGCGGCGCAGATCCTCGCGCGCAGCCTCCCGGCCGGCGCCGGCGGACCGATCGTGCGCGAGACCCTCGACGACATCCTCTCGCAGACGCAGCGGGTGAAGCGGATCGTCGGCGATCTGCTGGAGTTCGCCCGCGAGAAGCCGCCGGAGCTGCGCCGAACCGACCTCGTCGCGCTCGTTCGCGAGGCCGCGGCGCGCGCGATCCCGCCGGGCGGCGCGGTGTCGCTGCGCCTCGCCGGCGAGCCGGGGGTCGCCGTCATGGCCGACGAGCACCTGATCACGCAGGTCTTCGTGAACCTGATCGCCAACGCCGTCGACGCCATGGCGGGCGCCGGCGCGGTGACGGTCACGGTGGCGCGCCGCGCGGGCGGCGTGGAGGCGGCCGTCGCCGACACGGGGCGCGGCATCCCGGCCGAGGAGCTGCCGAAGGTCTTCGACCCGTTCTTCACCACCAAGGAGCGGGGGACGGGGCTCGGCCTGGCCATCGTGTACAATGCCGTCCGCAAGCACGGAGGGAGCGTGGACGTGCGCAGCGAGCCGGGGCGGGGGACGACGTTCACGGTCACCCTGCCGGGGGCGCCATGAGCCTGAAGATCCTGGTCGCGGAAGACGAGGCGATCACCCTCAAGCACCTGACGTACGCGCTCGGGGCGGAGGGGTACGAGGTCGCCGGCGTCGGCAACGGCCTGGACGCGCTGCGCCGGATCGAGCAGGAGCGCTTCGACCTGCTCATCGCCGACATCAAGATGCCCGGAATGGACGGCCTCGCCCTGCTCGCCGCGGTGCGGGAGAAGCAGCCGGGGACCGCGGTCATCATCGTCACGGGCTTCGGCAGCGTCGAGTCGGCGGTCGACGCGATGAAGCGCGGCGCGCTCGACTACGTGACGAAGCCCTACAACCTCGACGAGCTGCTGCTGAAGGTCCGCCGGGTCGCGGAAAAAAAAAGACTTGAGCTGGACAACGAGGCCCTGAGGGCGGCGCTCGGCCTCGACGCCGGCCACCCCTTCGTCGGCCGCAGCCCCGCCTTCCGCCGGATCGCCGAGACGATCGAGAGCATCCGCGGCTCCGACTGCACGGTGCTGCTCACCGGCGAGAGCGGCGTCGGCAAGGGGCTCGTCGCCCGCCTGATCCACCGCAACAGCCCGCGGCGCGACCGCCCCTTCCTCGCGCTCAACTGCGCGGTGTTCACCGAGGAGCTGCTCGCGAGCGAGCTGTTCGGCCACGAGCGGGGGGCGTTCACGGGAGCGGTCGCGTCCAAGCGCGGCCTCCTGGAGGTCGCCGACGGCGGCACGCTCTTCCTCGACGAGATCGCCGAGATGCCGCCGGCGCTCCAGGCCAAGCTGCTCAAGGTGATCGAGGACCGGGAGTTCTTCCGGGTCGGCGGGACGCGCGCGCTGCGCGTGGACGTGCGCTTCCTCGCGGCCACGAACCAGAACCTGCCCGCGCTGCTCGCCGCGGGGCGCTTCCGCGAGGACCTCTTCTACCGGCTCAACGTGATGGACGTGCGGATCCCGCCGCTGCGGGAGCGGCGCGAGGACATCCGGCCGCTGGCCCGGCACTTCCTGGAGAAGCACGCGCGCAAGGCCGGCAAGGCGATCGCCGGCTTCGCCCCGGAGGCGCTGGCGATGCTGCGCGCCTACGGCTTCCCGGGGAACGTCCGCGAGCTGGAGAACATCGTCGAGCGCGCCGTGATCCTTGAGAAGAGCGGGCGCATCCAGCCCTCGAGCCTGCCGGAGAGCATCGCGCTCTTCGCCGTGGAGTCGCTCGCCGCCGAGCGCGTCAAGACCCTCGACGAGCTCAACCGGGAGTACGCCCAGAAGGTGCTCGAGCACGTCGAGCAGAACAAGGCGAAGGCGGCCGCGCTGCTCGGGATCTCGCGCACGAGCCTCTGGCGGATCCTCAAGCGGGAGGAGGCGCCGGAGTGAGCGGGAGGCGCCGGCCGCGGTGTCCCTGAGGCGCAAGATCCTGCTCGGCGCGCTGCTCGGCGCGGCCCTCATGGCGGGGCTCTCGGCGTTCCTCTATGCCAACTTCGTCGAGATCCGCGCCGAGACCGCCTTCCTCGAGCTGACGGACACCGTGCGCAGCAAGTCGCTGCAGCTGCGCCGGCACGAGAAGAACTTCCTGCTCTACGCGCCGGCGACCGCCGGCGCGGAGGCCGCGGCGATCGGCTCGTACCTCGACGAGCTCGACGCGATCCTCACCCGCGTGCCGGAGCCGGGCAGCGGGCTGGCCGCCTCGCTCGGTCCGCTGGTCCGGGAGTACCGGGCGCAGTTTGCGCGGATCGAGACGCTGGTGAGCGTCATCGCGGCCGAGTCCGCGGCGCTGCAGGCGCGCTCGCCGGCCTACGGGCGGGTGCGGGGTCTGATCGAGGCGAACTTCCTCGATCGGCCGCTGGCCGACGCCGCGTACCTGCGGTCCGACCACGCCCTGGCCGAGGACGACCGGCTCATTCTCTGGCTGCAGGAGCTGGACACCCTGATCACGGGGCTGCGCAGGACGGGCGAGAACATCCTCACGGCGTCGAAGGAGCTGGACAGCCGCGCGCGCGAGAAGGTCGACGCCGCCATCCGCCGCTCGCAGACCGCCCTCTTCGTCCTCTACCCGGTCTTCCTGGCGGCGGCGCTGGGCGCCGCGGCGCTGACCGCCGGCAGCCTCGTGCGCCGGCTGCGGCTGCTCACGACCCTGGTGGAGGAGACGGGCGCCGGCCACTATCCCGCCCCGCCGCCCGTGGGCGCGGCCGGCGCGGGCGGGGACGAGGTCGACCTGCTCACGCAGAAGTTCTACCTGATGGAGGAGCAGCTCCAGCGCCACGAGCGGGAGCTGGTGCAGGCGAAGAAACTGGCGGCGATCGGCACGCTCGCCTCCGGCGTGGCGCACGAGCTGAACAACCCCCTGAACAACATCTCGACCAGCGCCCAGCGCCTGCTGAGGAAGACGGGCGAGGAAACGCCGCCGGCGGTCAGAAAGGGCCTCGAGGACATCCACGGGCAGACGCTGCGGTTGAAGAGCATCGTCGGCGACCTGCTGGAGTTCGCGCGCTCGCGCGAGCCGCACCTCGCGGCGGTCGAGCTCGGCGAGCTGGTGCGGTCGGCCTGGCGCGCCGTCGCCGCCTCGCGCGAGGCGGGAGGGGTCGAGCTGCGGGTGCGCCTGACCCCCCCGGAGATCGTGCTGGAGGCCGACCGCGGGCAGCTCGAGCGCGTGTTCATCAACCTCTTCACGAACGCCGTCGACGCCATGCCCGCCGGCGGGACGCTCACCGTGAGCGGGGAGGAGGACGGCGAGGTGACGATCCGCGTCGCGGACACGGGCGGCGGCATCCCGCCCGAGCAGCTCGAGAAGGTCTTCGAGCCCTTCTTCAGCGGCAAGGAGCGCGGCACCGGCCTCGGCCTGGCGATCGTCTTCGGCATCGTCCAGCGCCACCGCGGGGCGATCCGCGTCGAGAGCGTCCCCGGCGCCGGGACCGCGTTCACGATCACGCTGCCGCGCTCGGCGGCGGCCGGCGGGAGCGCCGCCGCAGGCGGTGGGGGATGACGCGGCTGCGCATCCTCGTCGCCGAGGACGAGCAGATCACGCTCGACAACCTCGTCGAGACGCTGCGCGACGAGGGGCACGCCGTCACCGGCGTTCGCGACGGCGCCGAGGCGCTCGCGGCTGTCGAGCGCGGCCGGTACGACCTGCTGATCACCGACATCAAGATGCCGAAGCTCGGCGGGCTCGAGCTGCTCGAGAAGGTGCGGGAGCGCTCGCCGGAGACGGGGGTCATCGTGCTCACCGGGTTCGGCAGCATCGGCTCCGCCGTCGAGGCGATGCGCAAGGGCGCGATCGACTACCTCACCAAGCCCTACGACCTCGACGAGCTGACGCTGCGGGTGGCGAAGATCGGCGAGGACGTCGCGCTGCGGCGGGAGAACGCGGCGCTCCGGAGCTCCGCCGGCGCGGGCGGGCAGGCGCGGGTCATCGCGCGCAGCGCGAAGATGCAGGAGGTGCTCGCGACGGTCGAGCGGCTGCGCGATTCCGACGTCAACCTGCTGCTGCTCGGGGAGACGGGCGTGGGCAAGACGCTGGTGGCGCGCGCCGTCCACCAGGCGGGGCGCCGGCGCGACCTGCCGTTTCTCGCGCTCAACTGCGCGACGCTCACCGAGGAGCTGCTTGCCAGCGAGCTGTTCGGCCACGAGAAAGGCGCCTTCACCGGCGCGGTCGCCGCCAAGAAGGGCCTCGTCGAGATCGCCGACACCGGCACGCTCTTTCTCGACGAGATCGCCGAGCTGTCGCCCGGACTCCAGGCCAAGCTGCTCAAGGTCGTCGAGGAGGGGGAGTTCTACCGCGTGGGCGGCACGCGGCCGCTCCACGTCGACGTGCGCTTCATCGCCGCCACGAACCAGAACGTGCGCGCCCTGATTGCCGAGGGGCGCTTCCGGGAGGACCTCTACTACCGGCTCGACGTGATGGAGATCGTCGTCCCGCCGCTGCGCGAGCGCCCGGAGGACATCCGGCCGCTGTGCGCGTTCTTCCTCCAGAAGCACCTGCCAAAGTCCCGCAAGCGCATCACCGGCATCTCGGAGGAGGCCCTCGCGGTCCTCAAGCAGTACAGTTTTCCCGGGAACGTGCGCGAGCTGGAGAACATCATCGAACGGGCGATCATCCTGGAGCACGGACCGGTCATCTCCCCGGAGAGCCTGCCGCAGGGGATCCGCGTGCTCCGGGTCGGCACCGTCGACCCGGACCGGGTGCGCACCGTGGACGAGGTAGTCGCCGACTACGCGCGGCAGGTGGTGAAGATCGCCGGCGGCAACC from the bacterium genome contains:
- a CDS encoding ATP-binding protein translates to MSLERKIIASFLISAGLVAALALAGGVSFVEIRREILALELSDTLRSKTLLLRRHEKNYFLYGEAKERAEVHRLLDELDGTLRVESARAGSAALAGLASTVAEYRGRFGRIEGLAAKVRAGLTGFAAADPRARPYLPLADAVLLERPLVNAEVLGPLLPPADRTAVLADLTALDAEISGLRRNGEETLLIAQDLDAAARAKVERALARSQSAALVLVPLSMLVGVGFLVAISHNVVRRLKLLTAVIERTGEGEFSHDALTEDQASDEVGVLVRAVNQMERGLAARDRELAAKNEELLQGRKLAAIGTLASGVAHELNNPLNNISLAAQILARSLPAGAGGPIVRETLDDILSQTQRVKRIVGDLLEFAREKPPELRRTDLVALVREAAARAIPPGGAVSLRLAGEPGVAVMADEHLITQVFVNLIANAVDAMAGAGAVTVTVARRAGGVEAAVADTGRGIPAEELPKVFDPFFTTKERGTGLGLAIVYNAVRKHGGSVDVRSEPGRGTTFTVTLPGAP
- a CDS encoding sigma-54 dependent transcriptional regulator; the encoded protein is MSLKILVAEDEAITLKHLTYALGAEGYEVAGVGNGLDALRRIEQERFDLLIADIKMPGMDGLALLAAVREKQPGTAVIIVTGFGSVESAVDAMKRGALDYVTKPYNLDELLLKVRRVAEKKRLELDNEALRAALGLDAGHPFVGRSPAFRRIAETIESIRGSDCTVLLTGESGVGKGLVARLIHRNSPRRDRPFLALNCAVFTEELLASELFGHERGAFTGAVASKRGLLEVADGGTLFLDEIAEMPPALQAKLLKVIEDREFFRVGGTRALRVDVRFLAATNQNLPALLAAGRFREDLFYRLNVMDVRIPPLRERREDIRPLARHFLEKHARKAGKAIAGFAPEALAMLRAYGFPGNVRELENIVERAVILEKSGRIQPSSLPESIALFAVESLAAERVKTLDELNREYAQKVLEHVEQNKAKAAALLGISRTSLWRILKREEAPE
- a CDS encoding ATP-binding protein, with translation MSLRRKILLGALLGAALMAGLSAFLYANFVEIRAETAFLELTDTVRSKSLQLRRHEKNFLLYAPATAGAEAAAIGSYLDELDAILTRVPEPGSGLAASLGPLVREYRAQFARIETLVSVIAAESAALQARSPAYGRVRGLIEANFLDRPLADAAYLRSDHALAEDDRLILWLQELDTLITGLRRTGENILTASKELDSRAREKVDAAIRRSQTALFVLYPVFLAAALGAAALTAGSLVRRLRLLTTLVEETGAGHYPAPPPVGAAGAGGDEVDLLTQKFYLMEEQLQRHERELVQAKKLAAIGTLASGVAHELNNPLNNISTSAQRLLRKTGEETPPAVRKGLEDIHGQTLRLKSIVGDLLEFARSREPHLAAVELGELVRSAWRAVAASREAGGVELRVRLTPPEIVLEADRGQLERVFINLFTNAVDAMPAGGTLTVSGEEDGEVTIRVADTGGGIPPEQLEKVFEPFFSGKERGTGLGLAIVFGIVQRHRGAIRVESVPGAGTAFTITLPRSAAAGGSAAAGGGG
- a CDS encoding sigma-54 dependent transcriptional regulator, yielding MTRLRILVAEDEQITLDNLVETLRDEGHAVTGVRDGAEALAAVERGRYDLLITDIKMPKLGGLELLEKVRERSPETGVIVLTGFGSIGSAVEAMRKGAIDYLTKPYDLDELTLRVAKIGEDVALRRENAALRSSAGAGGQARVIARSAKMQEVLATVERLRDSDVNLLLLGETGVGKTLVARAVHQAGRRRDLPFLALNCATLTEELLASELFGHEKGAFTGAVAAKKGLVEIADTGTLFLDEIAELSPGLQAKLLKVVEEGEFYRVGGTRPLHVDVRFIAATNQNVRALIAEGRFREDLYYRLDVMEIVVPPLRERPEDIRPLCAFFLQKHLPKSRKRITGISEEALAVLKQYSFPGNVRELENIIERAIILEHGPVISPESLPQGIRVLRVGTVDPDRVRTVDEVVADYARQVVKIAGGNRTRAAEMLGISRTSLWKILKEDER